AGCTGAAGATGTTACTGGGCAAAGCTGTTGAGCCCTTCTTCCAAGTACCTCTCCTGGTCGGCCAGAAGATTGTTGCCGCCAATGGTGAGCGTGATCAATTCGCCCTTGCCGGATGTTGGCACGTTCTGGATGCAGCTCATGTCCGCTGCTCGATCGTCCAGCCGCCAGTTGGGACCGAGCCAATCATGGAACTGGCTGACTGCGCCGCCGCCGGTCACGCCGGTGTAGCGGTCGATGCTCATGCTGTCGCCGAGGGCGAGGTAGGTGCGCTGATTTGGCATCAGAACTCGTCCAATAGCGTGCCGCTGATCGCGGTGATCACAGGTCCAAATCAGCCGCCGACGCTCGTGCGAGCATGCATGGTTGTCGCCTGCGAAGGCCTCTAGCCGCCGCGTTGATTTTCAAAGGCTCTTCAGCCAGGTAATCGCCCGCGGAATTCCGACGTCAATCATTGTTTGGAAATGACCGCCGCTGGGCACACGCACGAAGGTCACGTGCTTGTTGAACTTGCTTAATTGATCGACAAACCGCGCGGATTCCTGGATCGGAACGACGTTGTCATCCTCCGCATGTACCAGAAGCAATGGGCATTGCAACATTTGCAGCCGCGTTGACGGAGATTCCTCAATCACCATCGCTCGAAAATTCGGCAGCGACTCGCTGACCTGTTGGATCGCCGCATCGCCTAACGATTCTGCCAGAAATGTTCGCGGTGCAAAAGCGACGCACGCTTTGATATAGGGCTCCTGTTCGGCAACTAGCAGCGCAACTGAGCCAGCAGAACTGTGGCCAACTGCGTAGATCCGCTGCGGATCGATTTGAGGAACCTTCGCAAGTGCGAAGTCGATTGCCGCCATAGCGTCGCTAACCCCTGCGCCAGCGGCCGAAAAAATCTTGAAGGCGCGAATCGCCGCGGCGTTATCGTTGCGGTCCTCGATGCTGCCAGAAAGCTCGTACGCAACCACAGCAAATCCAGCGCGGGCGTAAGGCAAATGCTCAGGGCGATCACCTTCGCCCAGTTTGATGCCGTGAATACAAGCCGTGCCCGCCGGGGCTATCAGAATGCACCGAAGATGCTTTTCAGCGTCCGCACCCTTCGGAAGGTAGATCCAAACCGTCGTACGATCACCGTTGCGTGGCAAACTCACCTCGTGAAACATGACGCCGGGTTCAATTTCGTGGCCGGCGCCTAACTCAGGCATGGGCGCCGCGGCAACGCTCGGCCGTGGCTGGTCCCTGGAGCCGCAGCCGGCCAGCGAACCGCACAACAGTAATATGCCCAACGCCAGAATGGCGCGACGGCCGCTCGATAGCCACAGTAAAAGTCGCATAATCGACCGTCAGTCGCCAACTGTCAGCGTCTTCAAAAATGTGATCACGTCTTGCCGCTGGTCGGGAGCCAACTTGAAGAAGTATTTGGCTGATGATGTTGCTTCACCACCGTGGACCGCGATTGCATCTTCGATGGTCTTTGCGCGTCCATCATGCATGTAGGGCGCGCTTGCTTGGAGGCCCCAAAGGGGCGGAGTTCTCCATTCCATTGGCGTAGCCAATCCACCAGCTCGTGTCCTTTGGCCAAGTACCTCGGGCTGTTTGCCGACGACTGCGGGAGCTGATGGTTTTGGCGGCTGACTCAAAATGGAATACTGCCCACCATCAAGCAGATCGCGTCCAAGATTATGGAGCAACAAGTCGCTATAGATGCCTTCAACATTGCCCAAAGCCGGTCGATGACATGCTGCGCAGCCAATGGCTGCAAAGGCCTCTTTGCCTTTTTGAATCGCCAAGCCTTCTTCCGTGTCCTGGGGCACTCGCTCTATG
The window above is part of the Pirellulales bacterium genome. Proteins encoded here:
- a CDS encoding prolyl oligopeptidase family serine peptidase, giving the protein MRLLLWLSSGRRAILALGILLLCGSLAGCGSRDQPRPSVAAAPMPELGAGHEIEPGVMFHEVSLPRNGDRTTVWIYLPKGADAEKHLRCILIAPAGTACIHGIKLGEGDRPEHLPYARAGFAVVAYELSGSIEDRNDNAAAIRAFKIFSAAGAGVSDAMAAIDFALAKVPQIDPQRIYAVGHSSAGSVALLVAEQEPYIKACVAFAPRTFLAESLGDAAIQQVSESLPNFRAMVIEESPSTRLQMLQCPLLLVHAEDDNVVPIQESARFVDQLSKFNKHVTFVRVPSGGHFQTMIDVGIPRAITWLKSL